One genomic segment of Arthrobacter sp. JZ12 includes these proteins:
- the metK gene encoding methionine adenosyltransferase: protein MNSPHARTSTSPGSLRLFTSESVTEGHPDKICDQISDGILDALLAADPHSRVAVETLVTTGLVHVAGEVTTDAYVEIPEIVRETILGIGYDSSANGFDGARCGVSVSIGQQSPEIASGVFRSLETREGTSSDPYDAQGAGDQGIMFGYASDETPVLMPTPIWLAHRLSEQLTDVRKNGTLPYLRPDGKTQVTVGYDGDVPVSVDSVVISSQHAHGVDLGTLRGDLVEHVINPVLATSHLDTSDVRHILNPGGEFVIGGPVGDAGLTGRKIIVDTYGGMARHGGGAFSGKDPSKVDRSAAYAMRWVAKNVVAAGLARRAEIQIAYAIGMAQPVGIYVETFGTEQVDPLAIGSAINQIFDLRPLAIINSLDLLRPIYQKTAAHGHFGREGEGFNWELTDRTDELKSYFNA, encoded by the coding sequence GTGAATTCACCCCATGCGCGCACTTCCACCTCGCCCGGTTCCTTGCGACTCTTCACGTCGGAATCGGTAACGGAGGGCCACCCGGACAAGATCTGCGATCAGATCAGCGACGGAATCCTCGACGCCCTGCTGGCGGCAGACCCTCATTCGCGTGTTGCGGTGGAGACGCTCGTGACCACCGGACTGGTCCATGTGGCCGGTGAGGTCACCACCGATGCCTACGTTGAAATTCCGGAGATTGTCCGTGAGACCATCCTCGGCATCGGGTATGACTCCTCTGCCAACGGTTTCGACGGTGCCCGGTGCGGCGTCTCCGTATCCATAGGGCAGCAGTCCCCGGAGATCGCTTCCGGTGTTTTCCGTTCGCTCGAGACGCGTGAGGGAACCAGTTCGGACCCCTACGATGCGCAGGGCGCCGGCGACCAGGGAATCATGTTCGGCTACGCCAGCGACGAGACCCCCGTGCTCATGCCCACGCCCATCTGGCTGGCCCACCGCCTGTCGGAGCAGCTCACCGACGTGCGGAAGAACGGTACGCTTCCGTACCTCCGCCCTGACGGCAAGACCCAGGTCACGGTTGGCTACGACGGCGATGTCCCGGTCAGCGTCGACTCGGTGGTGATCTCGTCCCAGCACGCGCACGGGGTTGATCTCGGCACCCTCCGCGGCGACCTGGTGGAGCACGTCATCAATCCGGTCCTGGCTACGTCCCACCTCGATACCTCCGATGTGCGGCACATCCTGAACCCCGGTGGCGAGTTCGTGATCGGCGGCCCGGTGGGCGACGCCGGCCTCACCGGCCGGAAGATCATCGTGGACACCTACGGCGGCATGGCGCGCCACGGAGGCGGCGCCTTCAGCGGGAAGGACCCGTCGAAGGTTGACCGTTCGGCGGCCTACGCCATGCGGTGGGTTGCCAAGAACGTTGTCGCGGCCGGTCTTGCCCGCCGCGCGGAAATCCAGATTGCCTACGCCATCGGCATGGCGCAGCCCGTCGGTATCTACGTCGAGACCTTCGGGACGGAGCAGGTGGACCCGCTGGCCATTGGCTCGGCCATCAACCAGATCTTCGACCTTCGCCCGCTGGCCATCATCAATTCGCTCGACCTGCTGCGGCCCATCTACCAGAAGACAGCCGCTCACGGGCACTTCGGTCGCGAGGGCGAGGGCTTCAACTGGGAGCTCACCGACCGCACGGACGAACTCAAGAGCTACTTCAACGCGTAG
- the coaBC gene encoding bifunctional phosphopantothenoylcysteine decarboxylase/phosphopantothenate--cysteine ligase CoaBC, translating to MRIVLGVGGGIAAYKVASLLRLFTEAGHSVTVIPTEASRQFVGTATWEALSGNPISNSVFDAVDQVRHVRLGQEADLVVIAPATADLLARAASGMANDLLTGTLLVSRAPVLFAPAMHTEMWLHPATQANVALLRERGAVVLEPAVGRLTGADSGPGRLPEPEEIFAAALRAAEPSTTFPAHGSLSGRTITITAGGTREPLDPVRFLGNRSSGKQGVALAEAALSAGASVRFIAAHLEVPPPAGVDLTVVETALELREATLQQARDCDVLIMAAAVADFRAQSVSDTKVKKRDDGENPVIVLERNPDILAEAVEQRRNLGGPAVIVGFAAETGDDEGTPLAHGERKLKRKGCDLLVLNRVGRSLVFGQDTTEVTILDAGGAEPETAAGSKSEVAKVVLARIAASLGASN from the coding sequence GTGCGCATCGTCCTGGGAGTTGGAGGAGGGATTGCCGCCTATAAGGTGGCGTCCCTCCTGCGTTTGTTCACCGAGGCCGGCCATAGCGTTACCGTCATCCCCACCGAGGCTTCACGGCAATTCGTCGGGACGGCAACGTGGGAGGCGCTGTCCGGGAACCCGATCAGCAACAGCGTGTTCGACGCCGTGGACCAGGTGCGTCATGTGCGCCTGGGGCAGGAAGCCGATCTCGTTGTCATAGCTCCCGCAACGGCGGACCTGCTGGCCCGTGCCGCTTCGGGGATGGCCAATGACCTCCTGACCGGAACACTCCTGGTTTCGCGCGCGCCGGTCCTGTTCGCCCCTGCCATGCACACCGAGATGTGGCTGCATCCGGCAACCCAGGCGAATGTCGCCCTCCTTCGTGAACGCGGGGCGGTTGTGCTTGAGCCTGCTGTCGGACGGCTCACCGGCGCCGACAGCGGACCCGGGCGCCTGCCGGAACCCGAGGAAATCTTCGCTGCCGCGCTGAGGGCGGCTGAACCTTCCACGACGTTCCCCGCGCACGGCTCCCTGTCCGGACGGACCATTACCATCACGGCCGGTGGAACGCGTGAGCCCCTCGATCCGGTGCGTTTCCTCGGCAACCGCTCATCCGGCAAGCAGGGCGTAGCCCTCGCCGAAGCCGCGCTCAGCGCAGGAGCCTCCGTGCGGTTCATCGCTGCCCACCTCGAAGTACCGCCACCAGCCGGAGTGGACCTGACCGTCGTCGAAACCGCTTTGGAGCTGCGGGAGGCAACGCTGCAACAGGCACGGGACTGCGACGTACTGATCATGGCGGCAGCTGTGGCTGACTTCCGTGCGCAGTCGGTTTCAGACACGAAGGTGAAGAAACGTGACGACGGCGAGAACCCCGTCATCGTTCTGGAACGCAATCCCGACATCCTCGCTGAAGCGGTGGAACAGCGCCGGAACCTGGGCGGCCCTGCCGTCATTGTGGGCTTCGCGGCCGAGACCGGAGACGACGAGGGCACGCCGCTTGCCCACGGGGAGCGCAAGCTGAAGCGCAAGGGCTGTGACCTGCTGGTGCTCAACCGGGTGGGAAGAAGCCTGGTCTTCGGCCAGGACACCACAGAGGTGACCATCCTCGACGCCGGCGGCGCTGAACCGGAGACCGCCGCGGGCAGCAAGAGCGAGGTCGCCAAGGTGGTCCTCGCCCGGATCGCGGCGTCCCTGGGCGCCTCCAACTGA
- the rpoZ gene encoding DNA-directed RNA polymerase subunit omega translates to MSTQPEGIINPPIDSLLEASDSKYALVIYGAKRARQINAYYSQLHEGLFEYVGPLVETKLNEKPLSIALREINEGMLVAAPAEASE, encoded by the coding sequence GTGTCAACTCAGCCCGAAGGCATCATCAACCCGCCGATCGATTCCCTGCTGGAAGCATCGGACTCGAAGTATGCGCTGGTTATCTACGGTGCAAAGCGCGCCCGCCAGATCAATGCCTACTACTCGCAGCTGCATGAGGGCCTGTTCGAGTACGTCGGTCCGCTGGTCGAGACCAAGCTGAACGAGAAGCCTTTGTCCATCGCACTGCGCGAGATCAATGAGGGCATGCTCGTCGCCGCCCCTGCTGAGGCTTCGGAGTAG
- the gmk gene encoding guanylate kinase: MNQPRLTVLAGPTAVGKGTVSTYIRDNYPEVWLSVSATTRAPRPGEVDGVHYYFVSAEEFDDLVATGQMLEWAVVHGRNRYGTLRRTVDAAMAEGKSVLLEIDLQGARQVKKSMPEANFVFLAPPSWEEMVRRLVGRGTETPQEQQQRLETAKLELAAEPEFDHTVVNDNIQRAADELVSLMGLVAHTH; this comes from the coding sequence GTGAATCAGCCGCGGCTGACCGTGCTTGCGGGACCCACGGCCGTGGGCAAAGGCACAGTTTCCACCTACATACGCGACAACTACCCGGAAGTGTGGCTGTCCGTCTCCGCCACCACGCGTGCGCCGCGGCCGGGCGAGGTCGACGGCGTGCACTACTACTTCGTCTCGGCTGAAGAGTTCGATGACCTCGTGGCAACCGGGCAGATGCTCGAATGGGCAGTGGTGCACGGGCGCAACAGATACGGCACGCTACGGCGCACCGTGGATGCGGCAATGGCAGAGGGAAAGTCCGTCCTTTTGGAGATAGATCTGCAGGGCGCGCGACAGGTGAAGAAGAGTATGCCGGAGGCAAATTTCGTGTTCCTGGCGCCTCCAAGCTGGGAGGAAATGGTGCGGCGACTGGTGGGACGCGGCACTGAAACGCCCCAGGAGCAGCAGCAGCGCCTCGAAACCGCTAAACTGGAACTTGCTGCCGAGCCGGAATTCGACCACACGGTCGTCAATGACAACATCCAGCGGGCAGCAGATGAGCTTGTTTCACTGATGGGCCTTGTTGCGCATACGCATTAG
- the mihF gene encoding integration host factor, actinobacterial type — MSLKPLTDSERTLAREKATAARAARAELKSRLKSGQLTVGEVINGSPHEDAIGRLRVLDLLKALPGVGEKRAAGIMEAVGIAPTRRVRGLGVHQRKALVEHLMHHQASNRH, encoded by the coding sequence GTGAGCCTGAAGCCTCTCACCGATAGTGAACGCACACTCGCACGGGAAAAAGCGACGGCGGCACGGGCCGCCCGGGCGGAACTCAAATCGCGATTGAAGTCGGGACAGCTCACTGTGGGCGAGGTCATCAATGGCTCTCCGCACGAGGACGCAATCGGAAGGTTGCGCGTTCTGGATCTCCTGAAGGCTCTGCCCGGAGTAGGGGAGAAGCGGGCAGCGGGGATCATGGAGGCTGTAGGGATTGCGCCGACCCGGCGCGTGCGGGGCCTTGGCGTCCACCAGCGCAAGGCGCTTGTCGAACATTTGATGCACCACCAGGCGAGTAATCGCCACTAG
- the pyrF gene encoding orotidine-5'-phosphate decarboxylase, which translates to MTFGERLAAAVGQLGTLCVGIDPHPALLEAWGLPDTPASLERFSATALEAVTGNAAVIKPQVALYERHGSRGIAVLEGLLADSADRGVLTIADAKRGDIGSTMAGYADAWLRDGSALAADAVTLSPYLGFESLRPALDMAREYGRGIFVLALTSNPEGASVQHVGGENSVAKAIVEAAAAENQDGTPGSVGLVVGATVGAAVQRLGIGLNILNGPILAPGVGAQGAGRRELAETFAGASGVVLPTSSREILRAGPSIEGLRGAISETHRVLGEDRDIRPEAD; encoded by the coding sequence GTGACCTTCGGTGAACGGCTGGCCGCCGCCGTCGGGCAGCTGGGAACCTTGTGTGTGGGGATCGATCCCCATCCGGCGCTGCTCGAGGCGTGGGGTCTGCCTGACACTCCGGCGAGCCTCGAACGGTTCTCTGCCACGGCGCTCGAGGCTGTCACGGGCAACGCAGCGGTCATTAAACCGCAGGTAGCGCTTTACGAGCGGCACGGATCGCGCGGGATAGCGGTCCTCGAGGGTCTGCTGGCCGACAGCGCCGACCGGGGCGTCCTGACGATCGCCGACGCCAAGCGCGGCGATATCGGTTCGACCATGGCCGGTTACGCCGACGCCTGGCTCCGCGACGGATCCGCACTGGCAGCGGACGCAGTGACTCTCAGTCCCTACCTCGGGTTCGAGTCGCTGCGTCCGGCCCTGGACATGGCGCGGGAATATGGGCGGGGAATCTTCGTGTTGGCCCTCACCTCCAACCCGGAGGGAGCCTCTGTGCAGCACGTGGGCGGCGAGAACTCGGTGGCGAAGGCCATCGTCGAGGCGGCGGCGGCCGAGAACCAGGACGGAACCCCGGGCTCGGTCGGGTTGGTTGTCGGGGCTACCGTGGGTGCGGCGGTCCAGCGTCTCGGTATCGGACTGAACATCCTGAACGGGCCGATTCTCGCGCCGGGCGTCGGCGCGCAGGGTGCCGGACGGCGCGAACTCGCGGAGACGTTTGCCGGTGCTTCGGGCGTTGTCCTGCCCACCTCGAGCAGGGAAATCCTGCGCGCAGGGCCCTCGATCGAGGGGCTGCGAGGAGCGATCTCAGAGACCCATCGAGTGCTTGGCGAGGACCGGGACATACGTCCGGAAGCAGATTGA
- the carB gene encoding carbamoyl-phosphate synthase large subunit, translated as MPRRTDLNSVLVIGSGPIVIGQAAEFDYSGTQALRVLKEEGLRVILVNSNPATIMTDPEFADATYVEPITPEVVEKIIEKERPDAILPTLGGQTALNTAIALDKNGVLAKYGVELIGANIAAIELGEDREKFKGVVERCGAESARSRIINTLDAALDAAGELGYPMVVRPSFTMGGLGSGLAYNEEDLRRIVGQGLQYSPTSEVLLEESILGWKEYELEMMRDKNDNVVVVCSIENFDPVGVHTGDSITVAPALTLTDREYQRLRDISIAVIREVGVDTGGCNIQFAVEPDTGRVVVIEMNPRVSRSSALASKATGFAIAKIATKLSLGYTLDEIPNDITRKTPASFEPTLDYVVVKVPRFAFEKFPAADPTLTTTMKSVGEAMAMGRNFTEALQKALRSLEQKGSQLSFDSVNDFEVPELIEAAKRPSTQRLSQVQRALLGGASVEDLYEATGIDPWFLDQLVLLNEVAGTVRSEGITPETLQLAKRHGFSDEQIGLLTHTPEAVVRGVRHALGIRPVFKTVDTCAAEFAAYTPYHYSSYDEEDEVELHAKPSIIILGSGPNRIGQGIEFDYSCVHATMALRKAGYETVMVNCNPETVSTDYDVSTRLYFEPLTLEDVLEVIAAEERTGGVMGVFVQLGGQTPLKLAKELADAGIPVLGTSPEAIDLAEHRGEFARVLDEAGLIAPKNGTAVSFEDARAIADEIGYPVLVRPSYVLGGRGMEIVYDEANLSRYISNATEITPDHPVLIDRFLEDAVEIDVDALYDGKDLYLGGIMEHIEEAGIHSGDSACVLPPITLGTDVLERVRAATHAIAEGVGVRGLINIQFALASDVLYVLEANPRASRTVPFVSKATGVQMAKAAALIGTGVTIHQLRTAYKMLPETGDGSRLPLSAPVSVKEAVLPFSRFRTPEGTVVDSLLGPEMRSTGEVMGIDKHFDTAFAKSQAAANNALPTQGKIFVSVANRDKRSIIMGVKRLSDLGFEIVSTGGTADVLRRNGIQATPVRKVAEGSSSEGEGTIADLVVAGEIDMVFNTPSGGEARSDGYELRAAATSIGIPCITTVAEFNAAVQAIEALRTYQWSVTSLQDHARAIRGEAVAAQVGA; from the coding sequence ATGCCCCGCAGAACCGATCTCAACTCCGTCCTGGTCATCGGATCGGGACCCATCGTCATCGGCCAGGCCGCTGAGTTCGACTACTCCGGCACCCAGGCGCTGCGCGTGCTGAAGGAGGAAGGTCTCCGCGTCATCCTGGTCAACTCGAACCCGGCCACGATCATGACCGACCCCGAGTTCGCCGATGCGACCTACGTGGAGCCGATCACCCCCGAGGTGGTCGAAAAGATCATCGAGAAGGAACGTCCCGACGCGATCCTGCCCACCCTGGGTGGCCAGACCGCGCTGAACACCGCCATCGCCCTCGACAAGAACGGCGTGCTGGCGAAGTACGGCGTCGAGCTCATCGGTGCCAACATCGCCGCTATCGAACTTGGCGAGGACCGGGAAAAGTTCAAGGGCGTTGTTGAGCGCTGCGGAGCCGAATCGGCCCGTTCCCGCATCATCAACACGCTCGACGCCGCATTGGACGCTGCCGGCGAGCTCGGCTACCCCATGGTGGTACGTCCGTCCTTCACCATGGGCGGGCTCGGCTCGGGCCTGGCCTACAACGAAGAGGACCTCCGGCGCATTGTCGGCCAGGGCCTCCAGTACAGCCCCACCAGCGAGGTGCTGCTCGAGGAAAGCATCCTCGGGTGGAAGGAATACGAGCTGGAGATGATGCGGGACAAGAACGACAACGTCGTTGTCGTCTGTTCCATCGAGAACTTTGATCCGGTGGGTGTTCACACCGGTGACTCCATCACCGTGGCACCGGCCCTGACCCTGACCGACCGGGAGTACCAGCGGCTGCGTGACATCTCGATCGCCGTGATCCGTGAGGTTGGAGTGGACACCGGTGGCTGCAACATCCAGTTCGCCGTCGAACCGGACACGGGCCGCGTCGTCGTCATCGAGATGAATCCGCGCGTATCCCGTTCCTCAGCCCTCGCATCCAAGGCAACGGGCTTCGCGATTGCGAAGATCGCCACGAAGCTGTCGCTCGGGTACACCCTGGATGAAATTCCGAACGACATCACGCGCAAGACCCCGGCGTCGTTCGAGCCGACGCTCGACTACGTGGTCGTGAAGGTGCCGCGGTTTGCCTTCGAGAAGTTCCCGGCCGCTGACCCCACCCTGACCACCACCATGAAGTCCGTCGGCGAGGCCATGGCCATGGGCCGCAACTTCACCGAGGCTCTGCAGAAGGCGCTGCGCTCATTGGAGCAAAAGGGCTCCCAGTTGTCGTTCGACTCCGTCAACGACTTCGAGGTGCCCGAGCTGATCGAAGCCGCGAAGCGGCCGAGCACCCAGCGTCTTTCCCAGGTGCAGCGTGCCCTGCTGGGCGGTGCGTCCGTCGAGGACCTCTACGAGGCCACGGGAATCGACCCCTGGTTCCTGGATCAACTGGTACTCCTCAACGAGGTAGCAGGCACGGTCCGGTCCGAGGGCATCACGCCTGAAACCCTGCAACTGGCCAAGCGCCACGGGTTCTCCGACGAGCAGATCGGTCTGCTGACGCATACCCCAGAGGCGGTTGTGCGAGGCGTCCGCCATGCGCTCGGCATTCGGCCCGTCTTCAAGACCGTGGACACCTGTGCAGCGGAATTCGCGGCTTACACCCCGTACCACTACTCGTCCTACGACGAGGAAGACGAAGTGGAGCTGCACGCGAAGCCGTCCATCATCATCCTGGGTTCCGGACCCAACCGCATCGGGCAGGGCATCGAGTTCGACTACTCCTGCGTGCACGCCACCATGGCGCTGCGCAAGGCCGGCTACGAGACAGTGATGGTCAACTGCAACCCCGAGACGGTGTCGACGGACTATGACGTCTCCACGCGCCTCTACTTCGAGCCCCTCACGCTGGAGGACGTGCTTGAGGTCATTGCGGCGGAGGAGCGCACCGGCGGCGTCATGGGCGTCTTTGTCCAGTTGGGCGGACAGACTCCGCTGAAGCTCGCCAAGGAACTCGCTGACGCCGGTATCCCGGTGCTGGGCACTTCGCCCGAGGCCATCGACCTTGCTGAGCACCGCGGCGAGTTCGCGCGGGTGCTCGATGAGGCGGGGCTGATCGCTCCCAAGAACGGAACCGCTGTCTCCTTCGAGGACGCCCGGGCCATCGCCGACGAGATCGGCTACCCCGTGCTGGTCCGCCCGTCCTACGTGCTGGGCGGCCGCGGAATGGAGATCGTCTACGACGAGGCCAACCTCTCCCGCTACATCTCCAATGCAACGGAGATCACCCCGGACCACCCGGTACTGATCGACCGGTTCCTCGAGGATGCGGTGGAGATCGACGTCGATGCCCTGTACGACGGCAAGGACCTCTACCTGGGCGGCATCATGGAGCACATCGAGGAAGCCGGCATCCATTCCGGCGACTCCGCCTGCGTACTGCCGCCGATCACGCTCGGCACCGACGTGCTCGAGCGGGTGCGTGCGGCCACCCACGCTATTGCGGAGGGTGTGGGCGTGCGGGGCCTGATCAACATCCAGTTCGCGCTGGCTTCCGACGTGCTCTACGTGCTTGAGGCCAACCCCCGTGCCTCGCGCACCGTGCCCTTCGTTTCGAAGGCTACGGGAGTGCAGATGGCAAAAGCAGCCGCGCTCATCGGTACCGGCGTCACGATCCACCAGCTGCGGACCGCTTACAAGATGCTGCCGGAGACCGGTGACGGTTCGCGGTTGCCTCTTAGCGCACCGGTGTCAGTGAAGGAAGCGGTCCTGCCGTTCAGCCGGTTCCGTACCCCGGAGGGAACCGTCGTCGACTCACTGCTCGGCCCGGAGATGCGTTCAACGGGCGAGGTCATGGGCATCGACAAGCACTTTGACACCGCCTTTGCCAAGAGCCAGGCCGCTGCCAACAACGCGCTGCCCACCCAGGGCAAGATCTTCGTTTCGGTTGCCAACCGGGACAAGCGCTCCATCATCATGGGCGTGAAGCGGCTTTCGGACCTGGGCTTCGAGATCGTCTCGACCGGCGGAACCGCCGACGTCCTGCGCCGCAACGGCATCCAGGCCACGCCGGTGCGCAAGGTGGCCGAAGGCAGCAGCTCCGAAGGCGAAGGAACCATCGCCGACCTGGTGGTCGCCGGCGAGATCGACATGGTCTTCAACACGCCGTCGGGTGGGGAAGCGCGCAGCGACGGCTACGAACTGCGGGCCGCAGCCACCTCCATCGGGATTCCCTGCATCACCACGGTCGCCGAGTTCAACGCCGCGGTCCAGGCGATCGAGGCGCTGCGGACCTACCAGTGGTCGGTGACCAGCCTCCAGGACCACGCCCGGGCCATCCGGGGTGAAGCCGTCGCCGCGCAGGTTGGGGCCTAG
- the carA gene encoding glutamine-hydrolyzing carbamoyl-phosphate synthase small subunit — translation MTVTTHPGATGVGTKAVLVLEDGRTFRGRSYGAQGTALGEAVFATGMTGYQETITDPSYARQLVVQTAPHIGNTGVNRDDAESRRIWVAGYIVRDPARRPSNWRSEKSLDEELAEQGVIGIQGVDTRAITRHLRERGAMKAGIFSGEAAGRSDAELLHEVTSQRSMEGSRLAEEVSIDSRYVVEPADHGWEGEPRFTVAALDLGIKAMTPKHFAQRGVRTVVLPADATYDDVEAVGADGVFMSNGPGDPATADAQVALLRRVLDARKPFFGICFGNQILGRALGFGTYKLRYGHRGINQPVLDRRTGKVEITSQNHGFAVDAPLDGPVPAPEARFGRVEVSHVSLNDDVVEGLACLDLPAFSVQYHPEAAAGPHDSAYLFDRFIDLMTDASRSGEGSPEPDATDVSKALTPAQEEN, via the coding sequence ATCACAGTGACAACACACCCGGGAGCAACAGGAGTCGGCACCAAGGCGGTTCTGGTCCTTGAGGACGGTCGGACCTTCCGCGGCAGGAGCTACGGCGCGCAGGGGACGGCGCTCGGCGAGGCAGTTTTCGCTACCGGCATGACCGGCTACCAGGAGACAATCACCGATCCCTCCTATGCGCGGCAGCTCGTGGTGCAGACCGCCCCGCACATCGGCAACACCGGCGTGAACCGCGATGACGCCGAGTCCCGCCGTATCTGGGTTGCCGGCTACATCGTGCGCGATCCTGCCCGTCGGCCCTCCAACTGGCGGTCGGAGAAGAGCCTTGACGAAGAGCTCGCCGAGCAGGGCGTCATCGGCATCCAGGGCGTGGACACCCGTGCGATCACGCGGCACCTGCGCGAACGCGGCGCGATGAAAGCCGGCATCTTCTCGGGCGAGGCTGCAGGCCGCAGCGACGCCGAGCTGCTGCACGAGGTGACCTCGCAGCGCAGCATGGAGGGTTCCCGCCTTGCCGAGGAGGTCAGCATCGACTCCCGCTACGTGGTGGAGCCTGCCGATCACGGCTGGGAGGGCGAGCCCCGGTTCACGGTTGCCGCCCTTGATCTCGGCATCAAGGCGATGACGCCGAAGCACTTCGCCCAGCGCGGTGTGCGCACCGTGGTGCTGCCGGCGGATGCCACGTACGACGACGTCGAGGCGGTAGGTGCCGACGGCGTGTTCATGTCCAACGGCCCGGGCGATCCGGCCACCGCCGATGCCCAGGTGGCGCTGCTCCGCCGCGTGCTGGATGCACGGAAGCCGTTCTTCGGAATCTGCTTCGGCAACCAGATCCTTGGCCGGGCGCTCGGCTTCGGAACCTACAAACTCCGCTACGGTCACCGCGGCATCAACCAGCCCGTTCTTGACCGCCGGACGGGCAAGGTCGAGATCACCAGCCAGAACCACGGCTTCGCCGTCGATGCTCCGCTCGACGGGCCCGTTCCCGCTCCGGAGGCGCGGTTCGGCCGCGTCGAAGTGAGCCATGTGAGCCTGAACGACGACGTCGTTGAGGGCCTCGCATGCCTGGACCTGCCTGCCTTCTCGGTCCAGTACCACCCGGAGGCGGCCGCCGGCCCGCACGACTCCGCCTACCTGTTCGACAGGTTCATCGACCTCATGACGGACGCATCCCGTTCCGGCGAAGGCTCTCCCGAGCCTGATGCAACAGACGTCTCCAAAGCTCTCACCCCCGCGCAGGAAGAAAACTAG
- a CDS encoding dihydroorotase, with the protein MSTTYLIRGATVASGEAGVDVLVSDGRIVDRGRNLSAVGAEVLDADGLILLPGMVDIHTHLREPGREDAETVETGTRAAALGGYTAVHAMANSSPVADTAGVVEQVHALGRRSGWVDVRPVGAVTVGLAGERLAELGAMARSRAAVRVFSDDGICVSDPVLMRRALEYVKAFDGVVAQHAQEPRLTEGAQMNEGAVSAVLGLAGWPAVAEESIIARDVLLAQHVGSRLHVCHVSTAGSVEIIRWAKQRGVNVTAEVTPHHLLLTDELVRSWNPVYKVNPPLRTNDDVTALREALADGTIDVVGTDHAPHPSEHKECEWAQAAMGMTGLETALSVVQHTMIETGLMDWARFAEATSVLPARIGRVESQGGRIEAGEMANLTLVDPAARWTVDPNKMATKGRNSPFAGLELPGAVVATFYAGHPTVLEGRLNAPHPESQGDPAWT; encoded by the coding sequence ATGAGCACCACATATCTGATCAGGGGCGCCACCGTTGCCTCGGGCGAAGCAGGCGTTGACGTTCTGGTGTCCGACGGCCGGATAGTTGACCGTGGCCGAAACCTGTCGGCAGTCGGAGCCGAGGTGCTTGACGCAGACGGATTGATCCTCCTGCCGGGCATGGTGGACATTCACACCCACCTCCGCGAGCCCGGGCGGGAAGACGCTGAAACGGTCGAGACCGGCACTCGGGCGGCCGCGCTGGGCGGCTACACCGCTGTGCACGCCATGGCCAACAGCTCTCCCGTCGCAGACACCGCCGGCGTCGTGGAGCAGGTGCACGCGCTGGGCCGCCGTTCGGGTTGGGTTGATGTGCGTCCGGTCGGCGCTGTGACCGTAGGCTTGGCCGGCGAAAGGCTGGCCGAGCTCGGCGCTATGGCCCGGTCCCGTGCCGCTGTCCGTGTTTTCTCCGATGACGGCATTTGCGTCTCGGACCCTGTCCTGATGCGGCGCGCGCTCGAGTACGTGAAGGCTTTCGACGGCGTCGTAGCCCAGCACGCGCAGGAACCTCGCCTCACCGAAGGCGCTCAGATGAATGAGGGCGCAGTGTCTGCTGTGCTCGGCCTCGCCGGCTGGCCCGCGGTAGCCGAGGAAAGCATCATCGCCCGCGACGTGCTTCTGGCGCAGCATGTTGGATCGCGCCTCCACGTCTGCCACGTGTCAACGGCCGGGTCCGTCGAGATCATCCGCTGGGCAAAGCAGCGCGGCGTCAACGTGACTGCGGAAGTTACTCCCCACCACCTGCTGCTTACTGACGAACTGGTCCGCTCGTGGAACCCGGTCTACAAGGTGAACCCGCCCCTGCGCACCAACGACGACGTCACCGCGCTGCGCGAAGCCCTCGCCGACGGCACGATCGACGTGGTCGGAACCGACCATGCGCCCCACCCCAGCGAGCACAAGGAGTGCGAGTGGGCACAGGCCGCCATGGGCATGACCGGCTTGGAAACTGCGCTGTCGGTGGTGCAGCACACCATGATCGAGACAGGCCTGATGGACTGGGCGCGGTTCGCCGAAGCCACCTCGGTCCTGCCGGCGCGCATCGGCCGTGTCGAGTCGCAGGGCGGACGGATTGAAGCCGGGGAGATGGCAAATCTCACACTGGTAGACCCCGCGGCGCGGTGGACCGTCGATCCCAATAAGATGGCTACCAAGGGTCGTAACAGCCCCTTCGCAGGCCTCGAACTCCCGGGCGCCGTCGTCGCCACCTTCTACGCCGGGCACCCCACGGTCCTGGAAGGCCGGCTGAACGCACCCCATCCCGAATCGCAAGGTGATCCAGCGTGGACGTAG